The proteins below are encoded in one region of Pleuronectes platessa chromosome 14, fPlePla1.1, whole genome shotgun sequence:
- the LOC128455669 gene encoding collagen alpha-2(VI) chain isoform X3 produces the protein MGMISGLVFLCMLQAAVPQGLTPRGPRPFPGIGDEPNPTLPPPRPKAGIIDCPIKLFFTIDTSETIALQESPPGILVENIKEFTKIFAQRLHDEEYKGQIQISWSIGGLHFSQTQDVFSQFTTRENFIRSLGGIRYLGKGTYTDCALKNMTHELTQHYSGSNAVLFSVVITDGHVTGSPCGGIKEMAERAREKKIQIFSVAASRNIDEVGMSEISSSPHELYRDDYIAVDIVDGRPKIKTESIDRIIQVMKYQAYLQCYEPQCMETPGITGPNGLPGPKGIKGDRGYGGPKGEKGRQGDAGIEGPIGRPGPKGEIGSKGDKGEIGASGAKGVAGLGGRNGTDGQKGKIGRIGAPGCKGDSGEKGPDGYAGEVGDAGPPGNKGEKGDLGRFGKSGPLGPDGDSGPKGERGNPGHPGPPGANGTPGLEGLPGPKGEEGRRGNPGAKGLLGTDGLNGEKGERGPQGGRGRSGEDGLKGTKGDQGLPGPRGHSGEPGTPGANGTRGHPGDPGPRGDSGSSGPKGDMGRQGFSYPGARGPTGDRGDPGNKGPRGGRGDCGAKGHPGTKGVHGEGGESGQTGELGERGPRGEPGTDGNPGPMGDPGLTDCDVMTYIRETCGCCDCEKHCGALDIVFVIDSSESVGMTNFTMEKNFVINTINRLGSMANDPASPTGTRVGVVQFSHNGTFEAIRLDDPNINSMSAFKTAVKKLEWIAGGTFTPSALKFAYDTLIKDSKRARARVSVVVITDGRFDPRDDEDLLKSLCDDVNVVVNAIGVGDMFRKGQDDEILGSIACGKKERVTEMSNYVDLVADSFIQTMETVLCPEPVIVCPDLPCKSKPEVAQCVGRPVDLVFLLDGSERLGMENFRQVREFVQKVSERVGLAGGKNDRMRARLALMEFGRENENHMAFPLTHDPAVIADGIARLPYLDSSSTVGPAILHAIDNVLGKGNARKTRRNAEVSFVFITDGVTETSNLEEAVSAMRGAQVVSTVIATGSDVDQKVLMKLAMGDQDAIFKGKDLSEVSKSGLFDRFMQWVC, from the exons ATGGGGATGATTTCAGGGTTGGTTTTTCTGTGCATGCTCCAAGCTGCGGTCCCTCAAGGTCTGACCCCTCGTGGGCCCAGGCCGTTCCCTGGGATAGGGGACGAACCGAATCCGACTCTACCTCCACCAAGACCTAAAG CAGGAATAATCGACTGTCCCATCAAGCTGTTCTTCACCATCGACACCTCGGAAACCATCGCCCTGCAGGAGTCGCCGCCTGGTATCCTGGTGGAGAACATTAAAGAGTTCACCAAGATCTTTGCCCAGAGGCTCCACGACGAGGAGTACAAGGGCCAGATCCAGATCAGCTGGTCCATCGGAGGCCTGCATTTCTCCCAGACGCAGGACGTCTTCAGCCAGTTCACCACCAGGGAGAACTTCATCAGGAGCCTAGGCGGGATCAGATACCTGGGAAAGGGCACCTACACCGACTGCGCCCTGAAAAACATGACCCACGAGTTGACGCAGCACTACTCGGGGTCGAATGCCGTGCTCTTCTCCGTGGTCATCACCGATGGCCACGTGACAGGCAGTCCATGCGGGGGCATCAAGGAGATGGCCGAGAGGGCCCGAGAGAAGAAGATCCAGATTTTCTCGGTGGCAGCATCCAGGAACATTGATGAAGTGGGGATGAGCGAGATCTCCAGCTCTCCCCATGAACTTTACCGTGATGACTACATCGCTGTGGACATTGTCGACGGGCGACCGAAGATAAAGACTGAATCCATCGATCGTATCATACAAGTcatg aAATATCAAGCGTATTTACAG TGTTATGAACCTCAATGCATGGAGACTCCTGGGATCACTGGACCAAACGGGCTTCCAGGTCCAAAA GGTATAAAAGGAGACAGAGGTTACGGTGGGCCAAAAGGGGAAAAAGGTCGACAG GGTGATGCTGGCATCGAGGGTCCAATCGGACGACCTGGTCCAAAG GGGGAGATTGGGTCGAAAGGTGATAAG GGAGAAATCGGAGCAAGTGGAGCAAAG GGCGTGGCAGGACTAGGGGGCAGGAATGGAACCGACGGCCAAAAG GGTAAGATCGGCCGAATTGGAGCTCCCGGCTGCAAAGGAGATTCAGGCGAAAAA GGACCAGATGGCTACGCTGGAGAAGTTGGTGACGCGGGGCCTCCTGGTAACAAGGGAGAAAAG GGAGACCTGGGCCGTTTTGGGAAGTCAGGCCCCCTTGGTCCTGATGGTGATTCAGGACCAAAG GGTGAAAGAGGGAATCCTGGACATCCAGGGCCACCAGGAGCAAATGGAACTCCG GGGCTTGAAGGCTTACCCGGACCTAAAGGCGAGGAG ggaagaagaggaaaccCTGGAGCAAAGGGATTATTAGGAACTGATGGTCTTAATGGAGAGAAG gGAGAACGAGGTCCGCAGGGAGGCAGAGGTCGGTCGGGGGAAGACGGACTGAAGGGCACAAAG gGAGACCAAGGACTACCAGGGCCGAGAGGTCATTCGGGAGAACCAGGGACCCCCGGAGCAAAT GGCACAAGGGGACATCCAGGAGACCCTGGACCAAGGGGGGACTCAGGATCCTCTGGACCAAAG GGAGACATGGGAAGACAAGGATTCAGCTATCCTGGAGCTCGAGGACCCACT ggagacagaggggatCCAGGGAACAAAGGAcccaggggaggaagaggagattgtGGTGCCAAAGGACATCCTGGGACCAAAGGAGTACACGGAGAGGGT GGGGAATCGGGTCAGACTGGTGAGCTAGGAGAGCGAGGACCCAGAGGAGAGCCAGGAACTGAT gggAACCCAGGACCAATGGGTGACCCTGGACTTACT GACTGTGACGTCATGACTTACATCAGGGAGACGTGCGGTTGTTGTG ACTGTGAGAAGCACTGCGGAGCTCTGGACATTGTGTTTGTAATCGATAGCTCCGAGAGTGTTGGGATGACAAACTTCACCATGGAAAAGAACTTTGTTATCAACACCATCAACAGACTGGGCTCCATGGCCAACGACCCTGCGTCACCGACCG GTACAAGAGTGGGAGTTGTGCAGTTCAGTCACAACGGGACCTTTGAGGCCATTCGTCTCGATGACCCAAACATAAACTCCATGTCTGCCTTCAAAACTGCGGTGAAGAAACTAGAGTGGATTGCTGGGGGAACCTTCACACCCTCCGCTCTCAAGTTTGCTTATGACACCCTCATCAAGGACAGCAAGAGAGCCAGAGCCAGAGTATCCGTGGTGGTGATCACAGATGGCCGCTTTGACCCGCGTGACGATGAGGATCTGCTGAAGAGCCTTTGTGATGACGTAAACGTGGTGGTGAATGCCATTGGAGTTGGTGACATGTTTAGAAAAGGGCAGGATGATGAGATCCTGGGGTCGATAGCATGCGGAAAGAAGGAACGGGTAACTGAGATGAGTAATTATGTCGACCTGGTGGCTGACTCCTTCATCCAAACAATGGAAACTGTGCTCTGTCCAG AGCCAGTCATCGTGTGCCCTGATCTCCCCTGCAAAAGTA AACCTGAAGTAGCCCAGTGTGTCGGACGGCCAGTGGATTTGGTGTTTCTACTCGATGGCTCAGAGCGCCTTGGGATGGAGAACTTCCGGCAAGTTCGTGAATTTGTGCAGAAAGTGTCAGAAAGAGTAGGACTCGCCGGGGGCAAGAATGATCGTATGCGAGCACGCTTGGCACTAATGGAGTTCGGCAGGGAGAATGAGAACCACATGGCCTTCCCTCTCACGCACGACCCTGCCGTCATCGCAGACGGCATCGCACGCTTGCCTTATCTGGATTCTTCCTCAACCGTGGGGCCGGCCATCCTCCACGCCATCGACAACGTCTTGGGTAAAGGAAATGCTCGCAAGACACGGCGAAATGCAGAGGtctcatttgttttcatcacGGACGGCGTCACTGAAACCAGCAACCTGGAGGAGGCGGTTAGTGCGATGCGTGGGGCACAGGTCGTCTCCACAGTGATAGCTACTGGAAGTGACGTCGACCAAAAAGTCCTAATGAAGCTGGCTATGGGTGACCAGGACGCCATCTTTAAAGGAAAGGACTTGTCTGAAGTGTCCAAATCTGGGTTATTTGACCGTTTCATGCAGTGGGTATGTTAA